One Coffea eugenioides isolate CCC68of chromosome 2, Ceug_1.0, whole genome shotgun sequence genomic window, CCAAGTATGTAATCCACCTGCACAATAAATTCGGCCGGAACAACTTTAAGTTGAAATGATAATTCAAAAAAGGCACTTGAATTTTTCGTAATATTTGTAGTAATTTTCCACGACTGTATAATGATACGATCTTGTTATAACTTACCTGTGATTGGACAAATGTGATTAGCTTATCTGGAGTAACAGAAGCTGCTGGGCACTGAAGCGTAGTTTGGGCCCTGGCAAGGGTGTCTGCATAGGTTGAAATGGTGAAAGCTGCAGTGGTTACGTATTGGAGATTATtccaaaaatcaaaccaaagAAGCCCTTCGCTGGTCTTCTGAACATTGCTGCTTCCTTTTTGGATGCAATTGCAGATAAATTGCTCAGCGCTGTTCTTGTACTGACCAAGGTTCCCGTATCCTGAAAATCTACCCTCCAGCAAACCCTGATATAGTTGCATAAGAACAGAAAAAAGTATCTTTATTTAGGTGCGTTTAATTCTCGTTTTCATCGCATACCATATAATGATTGAGAGAATAATAATGCAGCACGCTTCATGCTGTGGAAACCGTACAGCGTTTTGACGTGAGAGCAGTCTAATTAGAGAGAATCGTCTTCGACTTACCTTTGCAACGAGGACTTGAGATCCGACATATTTGTCATCCCAAGAGAACATGGATCTGGTTCCACCTGAACTTGCCGCTTGATTCAGGTACTCGGCGTAGGTTTTGCCTTCCGTAGCTCGCTCTAGCCAGGCTGCAGCCCACAATAGTTCATCCTGCATGCGTGCCCAACGAAATTAAGGAGGTTCTTGGGAGTTTAATTTATATTACCAACTACATAGGAATACTGCATTATTTCATATTAGGAATGTGCTGTGCTGTGCCAAATAAGAGTGTGACTGCTTAATTGGATTCCACCTCAAAGCCGCTGCTGCTATAAAGCTGCCGGAGGTCTGGGATGCTGTCTGAAAACTTGCCTGGGAATTTCGTGGCGAAATCGAACAACTGCAAATCGTGGTGAAATTTGTTAACGATCCTCAGTTTTAAAGTGTTCTTATTTAGTTAGCGGAGGCTGTCCAAAATATTGACCCTCCTCATTACGCGGCTACATAAGACGTGCTAATCTTGGGATGCAACAGATGGATAAAGAATAGAAAAAGGGACAGAATTAATTGTTTCTATGTCAAAAAGTATCTTGTCAGACATTAAAATGGCCTTCTCAATTAAGTGGACATGTTTGGCCTAACCCCTTTAATTTAAGTGCTATCGGAGCAGTGATTAATTAGCATGCACCTCAGCGTGATACTTATCATCAAGGCAAACTGTGCCCAAGAAATTACATTTGGGATTTCAAGTTAAACTCGTACTCATTTAATCACCCTGCTGTATGAATTAAGAATTAGTAATTAGGGATAGAACGCGGGAAAGAAGAATAAAAAGGTAATTATATATGCACCAATGAAAATGAACCCCTCTTCAAACAGTTGACTGTAGATTATGGATTATTGACATGCATGCAGACAGAAATGGAAGAGTGTCTATTGTTTTGCCTGTTTTGCGTGAGAAATGAGTTGGGAAGAATAAGCAGGATCCGATCCACGAAAAGCTATTGCCGCGGCAGCCAAAGCAGCGGCTGTCTCTCCAGCCAGGTCGGCTCCCGGGTGCTGTTCATCGAACCTGTAGGCAGTTCTAAGCGTCGTCATGTCCTCCGGCCTCTCCCAGCATGAATGATCTGAACGACCGTCTCCCACTTGACCGTAGAGCACATAAGGCTCTGGATGCGCTTTCATCAAGTAATCGGTTCCCCACTTGATTGCTTCCAATGCGTTCGATAGCTCTCCCTTGGCTACCAGTTGGGACTCAAACTCCACCGCGCTCCAAGAAAGCATCGTCACCGTAAATGCCATTGGGAATCCGATTTTGATGTTATCCCCGGCATCATAGTATCCGCCCACTAAATCCAcctgtttatatatatatatatatatgtatgtatatatttatCATCATGAATCATTGtactatatatacatatattttttttaatgtagaAAGCCTGATTTCTAAGTTACTGAGCCTACAGAGACACACGCATATATATACGTAATTTGCCTGTTTATAATGTAAAAAATGAGAggaacaaaaaaaggaaaaagaaattaaaaattccTAGTGCTAAAATAAATGAGCTTTTGAATGAAATCTGTAAGGAGGGATGGTGGTGCATTACTCCAACATCGTTGCCATCACGAAGGGCTGAATCGCCTCTCCACTGGGCACGCTGGTTTGGGGGCAATTTCCCGGACCTCTGGGCTTCGAAGTACAACAAAGATTTCCTAAGTGCTAATCCGTAGTCGATTGAAACAACATTGTTCGCAAAAACTAGTAGAAGATATAAGATGGAAGCAAAGAGGGTCACTGAAGACATAATTGCGGGAGAATGTGAACTAGGTAGATATATGGTGAGAATTCCTAgcttctctcccttttttttttttttttttttttttttaaatctttccaATCGAGCTCTTTTGGAGGCAATGGCGTTTGGTTGCTCTATTTATAACGTTGGAACTGGCTTGGACTTAGAGATTATCCATTCCAGTAGTTATACACACTAGTAGTAAATAGCAATATCCTCTCTAACATCTCTGCAGTGTATCGAATATTTATGAGCAATAAAGTTGGATGATATGAATAAGCTAAGTATTTAAGAAAATGGGTagtcattaaaaaaaaaaaaaaaaaatgaaacgaGCTTACCATATATAATCGAAACTGAATCCACTAATTCATTTGGTTACCAATATATATGACACTTACAATTATCCTGATTGTCACTTAATTTATGGTTTCTTTTCCGTTGCTTAATCTTTAGTCTTTATATCCGTAATCTCGAAAAATTATACTCCTATTGATCATAGAGGTCTGTAGTCCTTTTCCCTCATTTCCAAATCCCATCAACACTATTCGAATCACAGCTATAATTATACTCTCTTTTGTTGTCTATTCAATAAGACATATGCTTGCTTAGAAACCTTGCCACAGTTATAATTAAAAGCTGACAAAGCACAGTAGAAATTTTAATGGGTCATCGTTCATCTCGAATAGCCAGGCAAGTCTAATTGGAGGGTGGAAAAAGAAATCAGCTGTCCCAGCCAAAGCAAATCTGAAAATGTAATTCAAGTCTCAATATATACAAGCACATGGATTGTTACTTGGGAGTTTTGATTTTTCACGACTGATTTCCTTTGCCGAATTTTACATACCGGCTTATAATTAGTTTGACTCGTCTCAATCACGAACAACTGAAAGTTGATCCAAATTCGTAGTATTAGAGGGCCTAAATGAGTTATTTTACACACCATTGACTAGCCTGCTGTCAATCCTGAACGACAGACAAATCGTCGATCCAAGTTCTTAGTATCAGAGGATTCAATGATTTTCTTTTAGGCTTGAGGATGACAAACggaaagaaatttcatcaaagcAGCAACCTTAATCTGAGAAGTTTCACAGCCGCAGGCATAAGCTGAAGTTTCATTTGCATTACAGCTTTAACCAAACAACTCACATGATGCGCCGACCTACGTACCGAGTGGGTTAATAGAAACAATAATATTGCGTTAATAAATTCAGAAATAATGCAATCATTGATGCAAAATCCATCAGTTTGTGCTTGTTGGGATATTGATGCACAATTCTCGCACACTTTCCTAATGGAAGGTATTTTTATTCACATTCacataattaattaaaccaaaatCTTTGAGAGTTGAAGTTTCCTTTTATTAGAGTAGTTTTTATCCTCATAAAATTATACAATTTAGTATATGTTtgttatgaaacaattaaaagtatggatgtccctttgtattcccaagaggattaattcatgatttatggttacattatgtatagaagttacaatccataaatctatttATGTAGTGGAAGaaccgtttcataggtttcttcatattcttgtaatagtgggtgtttaataagattgatgtacctttaatcttgtagtacctatatatagaggtacattgacacccttTGGAATGGACTTTTGTATCTTATTGGAATATAAGAATATCACTTTCcatttctctacttctttctccaatatttcacttgatattatagtagcttattttattagttttataacacgttatcagcacgaaatctctacttttgagcaaaaggtgaaaacgGGGGCTCTACCTTGAACAAAGGTGAAGTACAAGATTTTGTTGAAATTCTGTccatatttcttcaagaaaattctgaggtaaatttctaactcaaaaacttatttcaatttcttatggcTAATATTTGAATTATCGcaaaatacaagtacctacTGTTGAACAACCACTAAACACAAACATATATTGTTTGATATCTTTGAGGTAATATTTCTCCTTTTAATTTTACTTATTTATCTTTAtaattatttgttataaataaTTATATTCTGATGCATTGAGTTTTGGAGATGTTATTATAAAAAATCAATTATATTTGAAGATCTACTTGTCCTTTGAAATGCTTAAAGAAAAAGATTCGACCACCTGAAGATGGTCGTTGTTTAACGAAAATATTTGTCACTAGAAGATGGTCATTATTTCAAAAGCCTGGTATGATAAATTTACCTGTGGCTACAAGAACATAATTATGCAATTTTTAGAATTACTTCTCAGTTGAAATTGTGTTGAGAAAATTTTACTCATAAGATATATTAAAAATAATACTCTCCACAATTGATTTCTCAAATATGCTCTTGTAGTAGCAATATTGAGAGAAATTTTGAGAAGTATTATGTACTTATTGCATGCTAGTTCTAGTTCATTCCCAGAAGTGAATGCgactaaatttcaatttactaGTTATGATTGCTGCCATGACTATGattttgataaatatatattttaccaTGATAAGAGAAAAAGTTACCACTTGAAGTGGGATAATAATGAtaaggacaagaaaataaagGTCCTAAAGATAAATGTCGCGAAGTACATTTGAcgaatcaaaattataataacATTTTCATATAGCCAATTTCTTTAAATGCCCTAAAGGTGTATAATGAttgatttaatttatgatagtaATTGAACtttcttcctgaagaagaaatggatatTAAATATTTGGGATCAAAGGATTATGGTGATGATATTTGTCCCATAAGAATTATGGTAACAATGATATGTGTCTTATTAATAAGTGTTACTATATCTACTATATTCCAATGAGAGAGACAAACACAATCAGTTGTAGTGTTTAAGTGATTGAAAGCTCCAGAAGAGCCACTATTATATTTCTCCCTGTAGGAGAAAAGTTTATCATAAATAAAACACTACTTTTTATGATGTCTggaaaaatttattgaatttgaatatccgTCGAAATGGATATCAAATTGAGACACTAAATGAAACAATAATAGAGATCATGTTTAGAAATCAAGTGAGATAAAGGTTAATTATATCATAATAACCATTCGAGAGAGAAATGGTTATCGATATAGTTGTCTTCATTCTCATTTGATTTATAATCATCACCTGTAGTAAATCAGAAATTTACTGATCCCAATGAATACATGATTTGACGAAAGTGAGAATATTTGAGAGCCgacaaatatttatacatatcccctttatattatatatggctccaaaagaaatttaaattttatgttGGGTATGAATCAGTTTTTACGATTAAATATCGTAAAATATTGATGGGTGATctattgaatgatttatttattctgaTGAACTACGATTCCCGACATTAGGGAAGGAAAAATCAACCGAAAGGAAATCATCTGAAAAATTGGATTTCCTCGATCCTCAATAACGTGAACTGAAAGTTTAAGAAATTGTTCATTTGCAGAAAACTGCAAACCAATTGTCAGATATATTATCGACTCCAGAAGAGTCATTAAATCAACTATTCCTGCAGGAAATACTCTGGTTAAAATTGATGTCCCTGAAGGATATGCACAAGTGCTACAAATAAATTTAAGACCGGCCTACCTAAATAAGGTATAAATTGATTTCGAATAACTCCGGAGATTAAATCAATGTCatgacaaaattcaacctcTTGAAGAGGTCGCTCCCGAAGAGCCAACTCctgaagagaatgaaatcatagaaaatttaattggaCCCTAATAAaatgtagcacttgatattatagaagTTGATGAGGATTATGAATCTAAATCGGTTGATGAATGTCGGTATAGAAATGATTGGTCAAAATGGAAAGATGTGATTCAATCTGAATTAGACTCACtggttaaaagaaaagtttttggatTACACACCTGAAGGTGTAAAGCAAGTAGCCCAAGAATTTTCACAAATATTTGGATACCAATGATCCAATATGTCCATGcgtttttatcaagaaaaatggatcaaattttgtgataattgctgtatatgttgatgatctaaatttgattggaactcctgaagagattcaaaataatgttgaatatttgaagaaagattttgaaatcaagaattttggaaaaacaaaattctaccttgatttacaaattgagcaattgaaaagtgaaatttttgtccaccaaactgCTTATACCCGGTAGGTATTAAAGCAATTTTATATGGATAAGGTACATATATTAAATACTCCAATGGTCGTCAGATCATTAGATCCTAATAAGGATCCTTTTAGACCGCGagaggaaaatgaagagatacttggtcctgaagtaccatatctcagtgcaaTTGGCGAAGAATATTGGAATGCAAcgattaaaagatctcaaatgatgtttgcatcagggggagaaattaatacataagaatagtgtactctttttccttcactaggaTTTTTGTCCCGATGGGTTTTTCCctagtaaggttttaacgaggcatattctttgtgtaatggacatccaagggggagtgttatgaaacaattaaaagtatggatgtccctttgtattcccaagaagattaattcatgatttatggttacattatgtatagaagttacaatccataaatctatttATGTAGTGGAAGaaccgtttcataggtttcttcatattcttgtaatagtgggtgtttaataagattgatgtacctttaatcttgtagtacctatatatagaggtacattgataCCCTTTGGAATGGACTTTTGTATCTTATTGGAATATAAAAATATCACTCTCcatttctctacttctttctccaaTATTTCATTTGATATTATAGTagcttattttattagttttataacaatATTAGGATATTGAGTACTTATTTGGTGGTTATGAGATATTACATTTTGTAAAGACAATTATGCCTAGAACTCTATGCTAGTTTCAATGTTAAATAACGAACTTTTTTTTGTTCCACATAGGTTTATAAGTGTCAAACATTGATCTTTTCCTTTCttatctttaatttttttctgtTCAAACGCAACTAAATGATTTATCAAAAGTTGACATTTTGAATATCATCAATTAACTTTAACATTCTCTAATACATGACTCAAATGATTGCTAAAACTTCAAGCAATTTAAACTGTTAAAGAACGTCTTAAATAAACTCGACCAGTACTCTGATGACTGAAATGATTGTATCATTTTTAAGAACTAAACATTTAAAGCCAATTTAGATAatgtttttcctaattttcGTGCTTACAGAAAACGAAGGCAGCCCTCAATATGCAGCCCTTTTCAGTTTTTCAGTaccaattttcttcttttcaaggCGTAGGTTGTGAACTTCAGCTAAGCCCACCCAAACTTGACATTTGTATGTTTCTATCCCGAATTTTTTTGTCCTGATCTCTTCCCACAATCTCAAATAATGATGCCCCATCTCAATCTGTTCCATGGGGGTCTAAGGACCTTTGCAACTTCCGCACAGATAATTTCACCGGGTGATAAAATTCAGAAGAATTGCAGGCTATACTAGAATACATGGGAAATTAATTTGGAGATTGTTTTTCTTGTCTGATATCTTTAGTAGGATCTAGATTTTGATTTACTTTATTATCATTAAAACGTGATTGTACGTCTAATATCAATGACCACCAATAGACCCAAAGAGTTTGTTTTAAATGAGTGTACTAATTTTATAGTCAATCCATGAACTCATTAGAGAAGGAAATCCAAGAAGAGGCACATCGCTTCTATTTTGATACGATGAAAAATCACCAAAAGTAGTGACTAAACCCAATTActcattttgaaaagaaaaaaaaaatcacacgACAAAGAAACACTATTTTATTAATCGACTTAAAATGAAATCCAAATTATACTAGACAAATAAGTGGTAAAGACCACTCAATAAAT contains:
- the LOC113755369 gene encoding endoglucanase 14-like gives rise to the protein MSSVTLFASILYLLLVFANNVVSIDYGLALRKSLLYFEAQRSGKLPPNQRAQWRGDSALRDGNDVGVDLVGGYYDAGDNIKIGFPMAFTVTMLSWSAVEFESQLVAKGELSNALEAIKWGTDYLMKAHPEPYVLYGQVGDGRSDHSCWERPEDMTTLRTAYRFDEQHPGADLAGETAAALAAAAIAFRGSDPAYSSQLISHAKQLFDFATKFPGKFSDSIPDLRQLYSSSGFEDELLWAAAWLERATEGKTYAEYLNQAASSGGTRSMFSWDDKYVGSQVLVAKGLLEGRFSGYGNLGQYKNSAEQFICNCIQKGSSNVQKTSEGLLWFDFWNNLQYVTTAAFTISTYADTLARAQTTLQCPAASVTPDKLITFVQSQVDYILGSNSKGFSYMVGFGPNYPQQVHHRGASIVSIKEDKTPVSCQQGFSDWFNKNAPNPNVLDGAIVGGPDQNDQYTDKRSNYYQAEVATANNAPLVGVLARLA